Sequence from the Zeugodacus cucurbitae isolate PBARC_wt_2022May chromosome 5, idZeuCucr1.2, whole genome shotgun sequence genome:
gaaaaatcatcttctctgtacatttactcaccggaacagaaaacaaataatgttgtttattaagctgcgttacattgaaaaaaaaaaatttagaaaaatcgcaaataaatgttttccaacactatacaaattcaactttgttttcaaaacaaataatttcactcagtgcaacgactgccgggtcagctagttaaTTATAGGTTCTCATTGTATgcaatattcttttaaattttcttctttcaCAATTTCTAATAGTCAATATCAGTAATAACTAATTAAGATTTGTTCACATGTATCTGTTATTTTAGAATTGCTTCCTGAAGAAGCGCACAAAGCGGTCCATCGAATAGAACGTGAAGCAAGAGCGCGCTCAAATAAGTCACCAGCAAGCATCCcacaaatattgaaaactgaaattttgtaaaatgaaatcaaataattgaatattgaaatttccCTACTCACTGTTTGTCCCGCAGAATTATAGATGGGTGTGTCTGCTGTGAATACCAGCAGCCGAATTATGATCGGACCCACAAGCAGGCAAACCGGAGAGAGACGCTCCAAAACATACAAGTATCTGCCATCAAGCAGAAAACTAAGCGGTCGCCAGGCCTGATAGTTTTCGGCTGTGAGTGTTGTCCAGAGCAGCATCAATGACCACATGACATGCGAAATAGTGAAGAGTGTTGCCTGACACCAGCGGCCATATGTTACATTAGGCAGCAGTTTGTCGTAGCCGTATTTGTAACCAAATATAAATAGGCCCGCCATTAGCAGATAGGCAAGCCAACctgttgtatattattttgtgaGATCGTGAGTGAGTGCCGAAATTTCATGCATGCTTACCACATATTAGCACCACCAAATTCATTTTCAAGTTAGATTGCGTCCGTTGCAGAATGTACCCAACACAGATGCCCATTATATACGGTGAAATACGTAGACAAATATTGTCGAAGACCAAATTGAAATCGGCTAGTTCATTTTGCATATATGTCCTACGAGAAAAGCGGAGGCATTGCTTgaggtgttaaaaatttcagtaaattgttttgttattgttgttgtgcatccTACCCAATCGAGAATTCCGTGTGTGTGACTGGATCTGACTCCCAAACCACAGAAGCTAATATCGAGATCACAAAGGTGGCCACACCAATTATCGTGGCATAAGCGGAGTGGATCTCGGCGAGGAGTAGCACCAAGGAGGCCACTATAAAGAACTGCATTTCCAGCGAAAGAAACCAGGTCCAAGGCATGCACTGGGGAGTGATAGAATTGAACACGTATTTagggaaatttaaaataaaaatcgaaggAATTTTTTTCCTACCCGTTGCTCCAATGGATAGAAGGTGTCCACATAGAGCACGTTGCTCAATTTCTTGTTGCATGTTTTGTAGTCTAACGATGGTATTTCTAGTGcgatgttgttgtaaaaatgcTTATCCAGCAGATGCTCAGCGAAGgtgcaaaatgcaaatgaagGAGTTACGCtgaaattagtaaatatatgtGACTATTAAATACCCTGTTTTAACGTCTCTGGTTATGTACGTTCTTATTTTCAGTTTATCAAAGTCATCAACCAAAGCCAACGTTGTATAGCGACATCTAGCGGCAAAATAATAACCTAACATTTaccatttttttgttgaatacaAATAGAGAACGTAAAATACAGGTTCtcgctttaaattaaattaaataaactttcaaAGTTATCAATGAAGTCAGAAAATTATTTGTAACTTTAAAATATGACCTTCTTGCGaaagtatatattaataattatttttactctAAATTCAAGTTCATCAAAATTTCAGGTTTAATTTTCGTTTAACGTtctataattgtatttattttcatacacaACAATTAC
This genomic interval carries:
- the LOC114804367 gene encoding uncharacterized protein LOC114804367 is translated as MPWTWFLSLEMQFFIVASLVLLLAEIHSAYATIIGVATFVISILASVVWESDPVTHTEFSIGTYMQNELADFNLVFDNICLRISPYIMGICVGYILQRTQSNLKMNLVVLICGWLAYLLMAGLFIFGYKYGYDKLLPNVTYGRWCQATLFTISHVMWSLMLLWTTLTAENYQAWRPLSFLLDGRYLYVLERLSPVCLLVGPIIIRLLVFTADTPIYNSAGQTFSIFVGCLLVTYLSALLLHVLFDGPLCALLQEAILK